The proteins below are encoded in one region of Geobacter sp.:
- a CDS encoding FMN-binding protein — protein MIPEKLLEILKQDGIVAIATLGPDGPHLVNTWNSYVRIAADGRLLIPAGYMHRTEANITVNPEVLITLGSSKVQGLHGPGAGFLIKGKAAFITSGPDFDLLKSKFDWLRATVAVTPDSITQTW, from the coding sequence ATGATTCCCGAAAAACTGCTGGAAATACTGAAACAGGACGGCATTGTTGCCATCGCCACGCTGGGCCCGGACGGGCCGCATCTGGTCAACACCTGGAACAGCTACGTCCGCATAGCCGCAGATGGCCGCCTGCTGATCCCCGCCGGCTACATGCACCGCACCGAGGCCAATATCACCGTCAACCCGGAAGTCCTGATCACCCTGGGGAGCAGCAAGGTCCAGGGTCTGCACGGTCCCGGCGCCGGCTTCCTCATCAAGGGCAAAGCGGCCTTCATAACCTCCGGACCGGATTTCGACCTGCTCAAGTCAAAATTCGACTGGTTACGCGCTACCGTGGCAGTAACGCCCGATTCCATTACTCAGACGTGGTAG
- a CDS encoding cupin domain-containing protein: protein MTITGKNFTAEDAGPLENLLERDFMGFHGKYFIGKELGLTGCEVSLNRLPAGKGMPFVHRHTKNEELYIVLRGSGTFHVDGEEFPISEGSLIRVAPEGERAWKAGAEDLYFICIQAEAGSLTQATLEDGTRLPAKASWMVK, encoded by the coding sequence ATGACCATCACCGGAAAGAACTTCACGGCAGAGGATGCCGGCCCGCTGGAAAACCTGCTGGAGCGGGATTTCATGGGGTTTCACGGCAAGTACTTCATCGGCAAAGAGCTCGGCCTCACTGGCTGCGAGGTCTCGCTCAACCGACTGCCGGCCGGCAAGGGGATGCCGTTCGTCCATAGGCACACGAAGAACGAAGAGCTCTACATCGTGCTGCGTGGCAGCGGAACGTTCCATGTGGACGGCGAGGAGTTCCCGATTAGCGAGGGGAGCCTGATCCGGGTCGCCCCGGAGGGGGAGCGGGCCTGGAAGGCGGGCGCGGAGGACCTCTACTTCATCTGCATCCAGGCCGAGGCGGGCAGCCTCACCCAGGCCACCCTGGAAGACGGGACCAGGCTGCCGGCCAAGGCGTCGTGGATGGTGAAGTAG
- a CDS encoding epoxyqueuosine reductase, producing the protein MDEQVRDEIIRCVAESPLNRFPDSTEPYFSAPLVGFAAADDPLFADYKRIIGSFHMTPHEVLQAACGPEARAATVISWVLPITPATRASNRPEKRFPSRAWSQTRTFGEQCNADLRKRLVSWLEAQGYKAVAPQLAPSWQEFAETPVGIASTWSERHAAYAAGLGTFSLNDGLITPVGIAQRCGSVVTDLPLTPTPRTAPHFRHNCLFYREGTCGACIARCPVGALSREGHDKDICRDYVYKTVIAALAKEYGVTATGCGLCQTAVPCEGRIPPGSRRD; encoded by the coding sequence ATGGACGAACAGGTTCGCGACGAGATTATCCGCTGTGTCGCCGAAAGCCCGCTGAACCGCTTTCCGGACAGTACCGAGCCTTATTTCAGCGCGCCGCTGGTCGGGTTCGCCGCTGCCGACGATCCGCTCTTTGCCGACTACAAGCGGATCATCGGCAGCTTTCACATGACGCCGCATGAGGTGCTGCAGGCCGCCTGCGGCCCGGAGGCCCGCGCCGCCACGGTGATCAGCTGGGTCCTGCCGATCACCCCTGCGACCCGCGCCAGCAACCGGCCGGAAAAGCGTTTCCCGTCCCGCGCCTGGTCGCAGACCCGCACCTTTGGCGAGCAGTGCAACGCCGACCTGCGGAAACGGCTGGTGAGCTGGCTGGAGGCGCAGGGCTACAAGGCCGTGGCGCCCCAACTGGCCCCCTCCTGGCAGGAATTCGCCGAAACGCCGGTCGGCATCGCCTCCACCTGGTCCGAGCGCCATGCCGCCTATGCCGCCGGGCTCGGCACCTTCAGCCTGAACGACGGCCTGATCACCCCCGTTGGCATTGCCCAGCGCTGCGGCAGTGTCGTCACCGACCTCCCTCTGACGCCGACGCCGCGCACCGCTCCCCATTTCCGCCACAACTGTCTCTTTTACCGGGAGGGGACCTGCGGTGCCTGCATCGCCCGCTGCCCGGTCGGGGCGCTGTCGCGGGAGGGGCATGACAAGGATATCTGTCGGGACTACGTCTACAAGACCGTCATCGCCGCGCTCGCCAAGGAGTATGGCGTCACGGCGACAGGCTGCGGCCTCTGCCAGACCGCGGTCCCCTGCGAGGGGCGCATCCCGCCGGGGTCCCGGCGCGACTGA
- a CDS encoding flavodoxin family protein produces the protein MKIVSLLGSPRTNSNSTAIARRFMETATSLGAETTEYTLNGLAYRGCQGCYVCKTKLDRCVLNDDLTEVLAAVSEADLVLLATPVYYGEVTSQLKGFIDRTFSYLTPDYRTSPQPSRLSPKKMVFVLTQGHPDEAMFADIFPRYEMFLKWVGFSEVHLIRACGIGPNSVDTVPEHILRQAEETARRLMA, from the coding sequence ATGAAAATAGTCAGTCTGCTGGGAAGCCCCCGTACAAACAGCAACAGCACCGCCATTGCGCGCCGGTTCATGGAAACCGCGACAAGCCTCGGGGCCGAGACCACGGAATATACGCTGAACGGTCTCGCCTATCGGGGCTGCCAGGGTTGTTACGTCTGCAAGACAAAGCTCGACAGATGTGTGCTGAACGACGACCTGACCGAGGTGCTCGCCGCGGTGAGCGAGGCAGACCTGGTACTGCTCGCCACTCCGGTCTATTACGGCGAGGTCACGAGCCAGCTGAAGGGGTTCATCGACCGGACCTTCTCCTACCTGACCCCGGATTACCGCACCAGTCCGCAACCGAGCCGTCTCTCCCCGAAAAAAATGGTCTTCGTTCTCACGCAAGGGCACCCGGATGAGGCGATGTTCGCCGATATCTTCCCCCGTTACGAGATGTTCCTGAAATGGGTGGGTTTCTCCGAAGTCCATTTGATCCGGGCCTGCGGGATCGGCCCCAACAGCGTTGACACGGTTCCTGAGCATATACTCCGTCAGGCCGAGGAAACGGCCCGCCGGCTCATGGCCTGA
- a CDS encoding flavin reductase family protein: MKKSMGAKTLAMPCPVWLVGTYDADGRANFMNAAWGGICCSQPPCVTVSLRRATHSYAAIEARRAFTVSIPSQAQVAEADFGGIASGRDVDKFAACGWTPVRSELVDAPYVGETPLVVECRLLHTLEIGLHTQFVGEIVDIKADESVLGDKGYPDITKVRPIVWDSAHRRYFGLGDSIGTAWEIGKNIGAEEKR, from the coding sequence ATGAAGAAATCGATGGGAGCAAAGACACTGGCCATGCCCTGCCCGGTCTGGCTGGTCGGGACGTATGATGCCGATGGCAGGGCCAACTTCATGAACGCCGCCTGGGGCGGCATCTGCTGCAGCCAGCCACCCTGCGTGACCGTGTCGCTTCGCCGTGCCACCCACAGCTATGCGGCAATCGAGGCCCGCCGGGCGTTCACGGTCAGTATTCCTTCCCAGGCCCAGGTGGCAGAGGCCGATTTCGGTGGCATCGCCTCCGGTCGCGACGTGGACAAGTTCGCCGCCTGCGGCTGGACCCCGGTGCGAAGCGAGCTGGTGGATGCCCCCTATGTGGGGGAGACACCGCTGGTGGTGGAGTGCCGGCTGCTTCATACCCTGGAGATCGGCCTGCATACCCAGTTCGTCGGCGAGATCGTCGACATCAAGGCAGACGAGTCGGTACTCGGCGACAAGGGTTACCCCGACATCACCAAGGTGCGGCCGATCGTCTGGGATTCGGCCCACCGTCGCTACTTCGGCCTGGGCGACAGCATCGGCACGGCATGGGAGATCGGCAAGAACATAGGAGCGGAGGAGAAACGATGA
- a CDS encoding TetR family transcriptional regulator, producing MDKKDTRTEIVRIGTELISRQGYNATGIEAILKEAAVPKGSFYHYFRSKEDFGLAVIDRFAERFAQRLETFLQDEEVTPLNRIRNFLESGLTRVSQNSCTRGCLIGNLGQEMADLNERFRERLDQVFSLWRAQFAACLRKAQTRGELGEMDVEAVACFILSGWEGAILRAKVMKSPQPMRDFLDILFATTLRPR from the coding sequence ATGGACAAAAAAGACACGCGCACGGAAATCGTCCGGATCGGCACTGAGCTGATCTCCCGCCAGGGCTACAACGCCACCGGCATCGAGGCGATCCTCAAGGAGGCCGCGGTCCCGAAAGGCTCCTTCTACCACTATTTCCGGAGCAAGGAGGATTTCGGCCTGGCGGTGATCGACCGTTTTGCCGAACGCTTTGCCCAGCGCCTGGAAACCTTTCTGCAGGACGAAGAGGTGACGCCGCTCAACCGGATCCGCAACTTTCTCGAAAGCGGCCTGACGCGGGTCAGCCAGAACAGCTGCACCAGGGGGTGCCTGATCGGCAACCTCGGCCAGGAGATGGCCGACCTGAACGAGCGGTTCCGGGAGCGGCTCGACCAGGTCTTTTCCCTCTGGCGGGCGCAGTTCGCCGCCTGCCTGCGCAAGGCCCAGACACGGGGGGAACTGGGGGAGATGGACGTGGAGGCGGTGGCCTGCTTCATCCTTTCCGGCTGGGAAGGGGCGATCCTGCGGGCCAAGGTGATGAAATCGCCGCAACCGATGCGGGATTTCCTCGACATCCTCTTTGCCACCACCCTGCGGCCGCGATAA
- a CDS encoding methyltransferase domain-containing protein — translation MSDFSTISTFYREKSLVQASAGRQLMELLDIQPDADILDVGCGAGNLTTELRELTSGRVAGIDPAEGMIRQSRELCAGKEIEFSVMSADELPFVAEFDILYCSSVFQWFSQPSAVLERFHRALRPAGRVGIQAPATRSYCPNFLRAIEHCRRVPRIDALFAGFRPPWHFRETAGDYRLLFEQAGFRVPFSRIDEERQEYTVDQSLDVFRSGAAAGYLNQDCFSAPLPADFSAQLLQGIRESFVAEANAAGRVELVFHRIYLVAEKE, via the coding sequence ATGAGCGATTTTTCGACAATCTCGACATTCTATCGGGAAAAGTCCCTGGTGCAGGCATCGGCAGGGAGGCAGCTCATGGAGCTGCTCGACATCCAGCCGGATGCCGACATACTGGACGTGGGGTGCGGCGCCGGCAACCTGACGACCGAACTGCGGGAGCTGACCTCGGGGCGCGTGGCGGGGATCGACCCGGCCGAGGGGATGATCCGGCAGTCGCGGGAGCTCTGCGCCGGCAAAGAGATCGAGTTCTCGGTCATGTCTGCCGACGAGCTTCCCTTCGTGGCTGAATTCGATATTCTTTACTGCAGCTCCGTGTTCCAGTGGTTCAGCCAGCCCTCCGCCGTGCTGGAGCGGTTTCATCGGGCGCTGCGCCCGGCGGGGCGGGTCGGCATCCAGGCCCCGGCTACGAGGAGCTATTGTCCGAACTTTCTCCGGGCAATCGAGCATTGCCGCCGGGTGCCCCGGATCGATGCGCTCTTTGCCGGCTTCCGCCCCCCCTGGCATTTCCGCGAGACAGCGGGCGACTACCGGCTGCTGTTCGAGCAGGCAGGGTTCCGGGTCCCTTTCAGCCGGATTGACGAGGAGCGGCAGGAGTATACGGTCGATCAGTCGCTCGATGTCTTCCGCTCCGGCGCCGCTGCCGGCTATCTCAACCAGGACTGCTTTTCGGCGCCGCTGCCGGCGGACTTTTCCGCGCAGCTCCTGCAGGGGATCAGGGAATCGTTCGTCGCGGAAGCGAACGCCGCCGGCCGGGTGGAGCTGGTCTTTCACCGGATCTACCTGGTGGCGGAAAAGGAGTGA
- a CDS encoding methyltransferase domain-containing protein: MSRSHNEEIIDQFSRQAVPFAQVPGHLDAMELLLAMARPSRGDSVLDVACGPGLVACAFAGHSGSVTGIDITPAMIAQAEKRQQEQGLANLFWRVGDVLPLPYEDGCFSLVITRYSFHHFLNPGAVLAEMIRVCRPGGRVLVADVAIAPEKAKAYDCLERLRDPSHTHALTTDEFAALFAGSGLTGCRQSAYGVEIELEAQLRASFPREGDAERLQEMIVSDIGVDALGISPRRQGDTVVYTVPIGVFVGTKKG; the protein is encoded by the coding sequence ATGAGTCGGAGCCATAACGAAGAGATCATTGATCAGTTTTCCCGCCAGGCCGTGCCGTTTGCCCAGGTACCCGGCCACCTGGATGCCATGGAGCTGCTGCTGGCAATGGCGCGGCCGAGCCGGGGAGACAGCGTGCTCGACGTGGCCTGCGGTCCGGGGCTGGTGGCGTGTGCGTTTGCCGGGCACAGCGGCAGTGTCACGGGCATAGACATTACGCCGGCCATGATTGCCCAGGCTGAAAAGCGCCAGCAGGAGCAGGGGTTGGCCAACCTCTTCTGGCGGGTCGGCGACGTTCTGCCGCTTCCCTATGAGGACGGCTGCTTTTCTCTGGTGATAACCCGCTACAGCTTTCACCACTTTCTCAACCCCGGCGCGGTGCTGGCGGAGATGATCAGGGTCTGCCGTCCCGGCGGCAGGGTGCTGGTGGCGGATGTAGCCATTGCGCCGGAAAAGGCAAAAGCTTATGATTGTCTGGAGCGTCTGCGCGACCCGTCCCACACCCACGCGCTGACCACTGATGAGTTCGCCGCCCTGTTTGCCGGCTCTGGACTCACGGGTTGCCGGCAGAGCGCCTATGGGGTGGAGATCGAACTGGAAGCGCAGCTGCGTGCCTCCTTTCCCAGGGAAGGGGACGCGGAGCGGTTGCAGGAAATGATCGTCTCAGACATCGGCGTCGACGCGCTGGGCATAAGCCCCCGCCGTCAGGGTGATACGGTGGTCTATACCGTGCCGATCGGGGTATTCGTTGGCACGAAGAAGGGGTGA
- a CDS encoding helix-turn-helix domain-containing protein: protein MTMSIAKLTRLAPVELGFRLDPMLPVIPLAIEVNPQKMGSREVGCAAVHAHPRGQLIYASSGVMRVICGRDIWVVPPSQAVWVPPNQEHEVYFPGNVALRSLFVDPSAIAGLPQQCTVLKVTSLLRELILAAVRVGERYEPDGVGWRLMQVLLDELRQAESTPLHLPMAQDERVMRVIEALLQNPGDPRDLRDWGNMAGASSRTLARLFISETGLTFGAWRKRLLLQEAVNRLGQGEQITRIAFDLGYRSLSAFIEMFRRELGSSPRQYARQQEAT, encoded by the coding sequence ATGACAATGAGTATCGCAAAACTGACAAGATTGGCTCCGGTGGAGCTTGGCTTCCGTCTGGATCCGATGCTCCCCGTCATCCCGCTGGCCATTGAGGTCAATCCACAAAAGATGGGGTCCCGAGAGGTGGGGTGCGCGGCGGTCCACGCCCACCCGCGCGGCCAGCTGATTTACGCCAGCAGCGGCGTGATGCGGGTGATCTGCGGCCGCGACATCTGGGTGGTGCCGCCATCTCAGGCAGTCTGGGTACCCCCCAACCAAGAGCACGAGGTCTATTTCCCCGGCAATGTGGCCCTACGCAGCCTCTTCGTCGACCCGTCGGCAATCGCCGGTCTACCGCAGCAGTGTACCGTGCTGAAGGTAACGTCGCTCCTGCGGGAGCTGATCCTGGCGGCAGTGCGGGTGGGGGAGCGGTATGAGCCCGACGGTGTCGGCTGGCGGCTGATGCAGGTGCTGCTGGACGAGCTGCGGCAGGCAGAATCGACTCCGCTGCACCTGCCGATGGCGCAGGACGAACGGGTCATGCGGGTGATCGAAGCGTTGCTGCAGAATCCGGGCGACCCGCGTGACTTGAGGGACTGGGGGAACATGGCCGGTGCCAGCAGCCGGACCCTGGCGCGCCTGTTCATCAGCGAGACCGGCCTGACTTTCGGCGCCTGGCGCAAGCGGCTGCTCCTCCAGGAAGCGGTCAACCGTCTGGGCCAGGGGGAGCAGATAACACGGATTGCCTTCGATCTGGGCTACCGGAGCCTGAGCGCCTTTATTGAGATGTTCCGCCGAGAGTTGGGAAGCTCACCTCGCCAGTACGCCCGGCAACAGGAGGCGACATAG
- a CDS encoding 1-acylglycerol-3-phosphate O-acyltransferase — MLRAYLFLVLFVPLTFLLAFSALIATLFDASGRAYHFHARLWSRISLRMAGARIETYGQELIPRGEPVIFMSNHQSNFDILALYQAIPERFSWIAKEELFNIPVFGHSMRRAGYIPLDRSDGRRSLRSMVAAAEHIRSGHSVVIFPEGTRTNDGDLLPFKMGGFLLTEKARVPIVPVTINGSGRINPAKEIRLKPGTISISFAEPISVQAQTGRKRDDLAEQVKAAINANLEH; from the coding sequence ATGCTGCGAGCCTATCTGTTTCTGGTGTTGTTTGTCCCCCTGACATTCCTGCTGGCTTTCAGCGCACTCATCGCCACGCTGTTCGATGCCAGCGGCAGGGCGTATCATTTCCATGCCCGGCTCTGGAGCCGGATCAGCCTGCGGATGGCAGGGGCCAGGATCGAAACCTACGGCCAGGAGCTGATCCCCCGCGGCGAGCCGGTCATCTTCATGAGCAACCACCAGAGCAACTTCGATATCCTGGCCCTGTACCAGGCCATACCGGAGCGGTTCTCCTGGATCGCCAAGGAAGAGCTCTTCAACATCCCGGTCTTCGGCCATTCCATGCGGCGGGCCGGCTACATCCCGCTGGACCGCAGCGACGGCCGGCGCTCCCTGCGCAGCATGGTGGCCGCAGCCGAGCACATCCGCAGCGGGCACAGCGTGGTCATCTTCCCGGAGGGGACCCGCACCAACGACGGCGATCTCCTCCCCTTCAAGATGGGGGGATTTCTCCTCACGGAAAAGGCCAGGGTTCCGATCGTGCCGGTCACCATCAACGGCAGCGGCCGGATCAACCCGGCCAAGGAGATCAGGCTCAAGCCGGGAACCATTTCCATCTCCTTTGCCGAGCCGATCTCCGTGCAGGCGCAGACGGGCCGCAAGCGCGACGACCTTGCCGAGCAGGTCAAGGCGGCCATAAACGCCAATCTGGAGCACTAG
- a CDS encoding RNase J family beta-CASP ribonuclease, which translates to MTTENRDTTGLKIIPLGGLGEIGLNMAIFEYGEDIIVVDCGLMFPDASMLGIDLVVPDITYLRERADRVRGIFLTHGHEDHIGALPYVLPEINPPLFGTALTLGLVKAKLKEFDLDSKVDLRVMKPRGKATAGCFTVEFIRVTHSIVDGCGLAIRTPEGVVIHTGDFKIDQTPVDGELTDLATFSRYGEAGVLALMSDSTNVKRQGYTISERSVGEAFLDLFPKCDSRIIVAAFSSNIHRVQQVVDAALACNRKVLLNGRSMIANVQIARELGYLRIPDGLLIDLKELPRLPREEVCIVTTGSQGEPMSALTRIAMDDHKQIKLERGDTVILSSRVIPGNEKTITDMINHLYRRGAEVFHEQVSEVHVSGHASQEELKLMLNLVRPQWFIPVHGEYRHLVRHARLAQRVGIPAERCIVANNGDVIAFSQGEGCVLGQVESGRIFVDGKGIGDVGEIVLKDRKHLSEDGMVVVIIGIAQSSGDIIYGPDIVSRGFVFEDESQDYLDAARQVVTDTLSQLNAEVMGDWNEVKQEVRQGLRRFFKKTIERRPVILPLILEM; encoded by the coding sequence ATGACCACCGAGAACCGCGACACCACCGGCCTGAAGATCATCCCCCTGGGGGGGCTCGGTGAAATCGGCCTGAACATGGCGATCTTCGAATACGGCGAAGACATCATCGTCGTCGACTGCGGCCTGATGTTCCCCGACGCCTCCATGCTGGGGATCGACCTGGTGGTGCCCGACATCACCTACCTCAGGGAGCGGGCCGACCGGGTCCGGGGCATCTTCCTGACCCATGGCCACGAAGACCACATCGGCGCCCTCCCCTATGTGCTGCCGGAGATCAACCCGCCCCTGTTCGGCACGGCCCTCACCCTGGGACTGGTCAAGGCCAAGCTGAAGGAGTTCGACCTGGACTCCAAGGTGGACCTGCGGGTGATGAAGCCCCGCGGCAAGGCAACGGCCGGCTGCTTCACGGTGGAGTTCATCAGGGTGACCCATTCCATCGTCGACGGCTGCGGCCTGGCCATCCGGACCCCGGAAGGGGTGGTGATCCATACCGGCGACTTCAAGATCGACCAGACCCCGGTGGATGGGGAGCTGACCGACCTGGCCACCTTTTCCCGCTATGGCGAGGCCGGGGTGCTGGCCCTCATGTCCGACTCCACCAACGTCAAGCGCCAGGGGTACACCATCTCCGAACGCTCCGTGGGCGAGGCCTTCCTCGATCTCTTCCCCAAGTGCGACTCCAGGATCATCGTGGCGGCCTTCTCCAGCAACATCCACCGGGTCCAGCAGGTGGTGGACGCGGCCCTGGCCTGCAACCGCAAGGTGCTGCTGAACGGCCGCTCCATGATCGCCAACGTGCAGATCGCCCGTGAACTCGGTTACCTCAGGATTCCCGACGGACTCCTCATCGACCTGAAGGAACTCCCCCGCCTCCCCAGGGAAGAGGTCTGCATCGTCACCACCGGCTCCCAGGGGGAACCGATGAGCGCCCTGACCCGGATCGCCATGGACGACCACAAGCAGATCAAGCTGGAGCGGGGCGATACGGTCATCCTGTCGTCGCGGGTCATCCCCGGCAACGAGAAGACCATCACCGACATGATCAACCACCTCTACCGCCGCGGCGCCGAGGTCTTCCACGAGCAGGTCTCCGAGGTCCATGTCTCCGGACATGCCAGCCAGGAGGAACTGAAGCTGATGTTAAACCTCGTCCGGCCCCAGTGGTTCATCCCGGTGCACGGCGAGTATCGCCACCTGGTCCGCCACGCCCGCCTTGCCCAGCGGGTCGGCATCCCGGCAGAGCGCTGCATCGTCGCCAACAACGGCGACGTCATCGCCTTCTCCCAGGGGGAAGGGTGTGTCCTCGGCCAGGTGGAAAGCGGTCGGATCTTCGTCGACGGCAAGGGGATCGGCGACGTGGGGGAGATCGTTCTCAAGGACCGCAAGCATCTCTCCGAGGACGGCATGGTCGTGGTCATCATCGGCATCGCCCAGTCCAGCGGCGACATCATCTACGGCCCGGATATCGTCTCCCGCGGCTTCGTCTTCGAAGACGAAAGCCAGGATTACCTGGACGCGGCCCGCCAGGTGGTTACCGACACCCTGTCTCAGCTCAACGCCGAGGTAATGGGGGACTGGAACGAGGTCAAGCAGGAGGTGCGGCAGGGGCTGCGCCGCTTTTTCAAAAAAACCATCGAGCGGCGCCCCGTGATCCTGCCGCTCATTCTTGAAATGTAA
- a CDS encoding DNA translocase FtsK, whose protein sequence is METTEPKKEKLTSEIKGMLLGAAGLFLLVALASFNADDLSFNTFSSENVIRNFGGRLGAQIADLLLQFFGVAAYLVPGACLVTAYRLLRFKELKLTVYKCFAFVGLLVSLSALFAFNIEFTDLLGQRIPTGGAIGYKTASLLKGLLGVTGALLLLLPMLAASITIMSRFSFVLFADWWINALGDRWSRYREKRALNRELLKDEKPKNKDRDKVEPVIKPVTVAPAPSPATQTKRDKRDEEKSRPQQELFDFAKSDGDFRTPPLSLLDPPQASNRKVDKEVLTMNARLLEKKLRDFGVEGEVVEICPGPVVTMYEFAPGPGIKVSRIAGLSDDLSMALQALSIRIVAPIPGKGVVGIELPNRDREMVSLKEIFTSEEFQAGKHKLPLALGKDIAGIPLVTDLARMPHLLVAGATGSGKSVSINTMILSLLYTATPRNVRIIMVDPKMLELSVYDGIPHLLLPVVTNPKKASIAMRWAVEEMGRRYRLMADKGVRNIDSYNKALEREEKETAENLARETVVVEEVEEPAGDEQMAIEAFLEKDEQLEHGHLPYIVIVVDELADLMMVAGREIEESIARLAQMARAAGIHLILATQRPSVDVITGLIKANFPARISFQVSSKIDSRTILDCNGAESLLGAGDMLFLPPGTAKLQRSHGAFVSDAEVQRVVDFLKKQGKPVYDKSILEVKVGDDKGGDGDEELDDRYDDAVALVAEAKQASISMIQRRLRIGYNRAARIIEKMEQEGIVGPSDGTSKPREVFINKL, encoded by the coding sequence ATGGAAACCACTGAACCGAAAAAAGAGAAACTGACCAGCGAGATCAAGGGGATGCTCCTGGGGGCAGCCGGGCTCTTCCTGCTGGTGGCGCTGGCATCCTTCAATGCCGACGATCTCTCCTTCAATACCTTCTCGTCGGAGAATGTGATCCGCAACTTCGGCGGCCGGCTCGGCGCCCAGATCGCCGACCTTTTGCTGCAGTTCTTCGGCGTTGCCGCCTATCTGGTGCCCGGCGCCTGCCTGGTAACGGCCTACCGGCTGCTCCGTTTCAAGGAGCTGAAGCTGACCGTCTACAAGTGCTTCGCCTTTGTGGGGCTGCTGGTCTCCCTCTCCGCCCTGTTCGCCTTCAACATCGAGTTCACCGACCTGCTCGGCCAGCGGATCCCCACCGGCGGCGCCATCGGCTACAAGACCGCCTCGCTCCTCAAGGGGCTGCTCGGCGTCACCGGGGCGCTGCTGTTGCTTTTGCCGATGCTGGCCGCCTCCATCACCATCATGTCGCGCTTCTCCTTTGTCCTGTTCGCCGACTGGTGGATCAACGCCCTGGGGGACCGCTGGTCTCGCTACCGCGAGAAACGGGCGCTCAACCGCGAGCTGCTGAAGGACGAAAAGCCGAAAAACAAGGATCGGGACAAGGTGGAACCGGTGATCAAGCCGGTAACCGTGGCACCCGCCCCCTCCCCGGCCACCCAGACCAAGCGGGACAAGCGGGACGAAGAAAAGAGCCGCCCCCAGCAGGAGCTGTTCGATTTCGCCAAGAGCGACGGCGATTTCCGCACCCCGCCGCTCTCCCTCCTGGACCCGCCCCAGGCCAGCAACCGCAAGGTGGACAAGGAAGTCCTCACCATGAACGCCCGGCTCCTGGAGAAAAAGCTTCGGGACTTCGGCGTCGAGGGGGAGGTGGTAGAGATCTGCCCCGGCCCGGTGGTCACCATGTACGAATTCGCGCCCGGACCGGGGATCAAGGTGAGCCGCATCGCCGGGCTCTCCGACGATCTCTCCATGGCTCTGCAGGCGCTCTCCATCCGGATCGTGGCGCCGATCCCCGGCAAAGGGGTGGTGGGAATCGAACTCCCGAACCGCGACCGGGAGATGGTCTCTCTCAAGGAGATCTTTACCAGCGAGGAATTCCAGGCAGGGAAGCACAAGCTCCCGCTGGCGCTGGGGAAAGACATCGCCGGCATCCCGCTGGTGACCGACCTGGCGCGCATGCCGCACCTGCTGGTGGCGGGCGCCACCGGCTCGGGCAAATCGGTCTCCATCAACACCATGATCCTGTCGCTCCTCTACACCGCCACCCCCCGCAACGTCCGGATCATCATGGTCGATCCGAAGATGCTGGAGCTCTCCGTCTATGACGGCATCCCCCACCTGCTGCTGCCGGTGGTGACCAACCCGAAGAAGGCCTCCATAGCCATGCGCTGGGCGGTCGAGGAGATGGGGCGGCGCTACCGGCTCATGGCCGACAAGGGGGTCAGGAACATCGACTCCTACAACAAGGCGCTGGAGCGGGAGGAAAAAGAGACCGCCGAGAACCTGGCCCGCGAGACCGTGGTGGTCGAGGAGGTCGAGGAGCCGGCCGGCGACGAACAGATGGCCATCGAGGCGTTCCTGGAAAAGGACGAGCAGCTGGAGCACGGCCATCTCCCCTACATCGTCATCGTGGTGGACGAACTGGCCGACCTGATGATGGTGGCGGGCCGCGAGATCGAGGAATCCATCGCCCGGCTGGCCCAGATGGCCCGCGCCGCCGGCATCCACCTGATCCTGGCGACCCAGCGGCCGTCGGTGGACGTCATCACCGGCCTGATCAAGGCCAACTTCCCGGCCCGGATCTCCTTCCAGGTATCGAGCAAGATCGATTCCCGCACCATCCTCGACTGCAACGGCGCCGAATCGCTCCTTGGCGCCGGCGACATGCTCTTCCTGCCGCCGGGGACCGCCAAGCTGCAGCGGAGCCACGGCGCCTTCGTCTCCGACGCCGAGGTGCAGCGGGTGGTGGACTTCCTGAAGAAACAGGGGAAACCGGTCTACGACAAGTCGATCCTGGAGGTCAAGGTAGGCGACGACAAGGGGGGCGACGGCGACGAAGAGCTGGACGACCGCTACGACGACGCCGTGGCCCTGGTGGCAGAGGCCAAGCAGGCATCCATCTCCATGATCCAGCGCCGTCTGCGGATCGGCTACAACCGCGCCGCCCGGATCATCGAAAAGATGGAGCAGGAAGGGATCGTCGGTCCCTCGGACGGCACCAGCAAACCACGGGAAGTGTTCATCAACAAGCTGTAA